The Entelurus aequoreus isolate RoL-2023_Sb linkage group LG23, RoL_Eaeq_v1.1, whole genome shotgun sequence genome has a window encoding:
- the LOC133641095 gene encoding activator of 90 kDa heat shock protein ATPase homolog 1-like isoform X1, whose translation MAKWGEGDPRWIVEERADATNVNNWHWTERDATSWSSDKLKSLLLGLCVENEEGCCEVSEVSKLEGEASINNRKGKLIFFYEWNMKATWTGKSKSGIKYKGTVEIPNLSDENDMEDLDIGISLNKDEPETPLVQLMKSKGSEKIRMALGSYVDYLKTEFTQGMILPTANGMVQLQSTSQSKAKADKTQISSSSSTVAPVHTGVKIPTCKFSIRETFLTSPADLYRVFVNQEMTQAFTHAPAMVDAEKGGKFRLLDGNVLGEFTELVPDEKIVMKWRYNNWPCEHYATVTLRFGDRSSETELKVDCRGVPDNDEERTKEGWKRYYFEAIKQTFGYGARLY comes from the exons GACGGAACGGGATGCCACAAGCTGGTCGTCGGACAAATTGAAAAGCCTCCTTCTGGGGTTGTGCGTGGAGAACGAGGAGGGCTGCTGCGAGGTCTCCGAGGTCAGCAAGTTGGAAGGCGAGGCGTCGATCAACAACCGCAAAGGGAAACTTATTTTCTTCTACGAGTGGAACATGAAGGCAACTTGGACCG GAAAGTCAAAATCAGGAATCAAATACAAAGGGACCGTCGAGATTCCCAACCTGTCCGACGAGAACGACATGGAGGATCTGGAT ATCGGCATCTCACTCAACAAAGATGAACCGGAGACGCCGCTGGTCCAGCTGATGAAGTCCAAAGGATCCGAGAAGATCCGCATGGCTCTAGGAAGCTATGTGGACTATCTAAAAACAG AGTTCACCCAGGGGATGATCCTGCCCACTGCGAACGGCATGGTGCAGCTGCAGTCCACCTCGCAGTCCAAAGCCAAGGCGGACAAAACCCAG ATTTCATCTTCAAGCAGCACTGTGGCGCCGGTCCACACGGGCGTGAAGATCCCCACGTGCAAGTTCAGCATTAGGGAGACGTTCCTCACGTCGCCCGCAGACCTCTACAGAGTCTTTGTCAACCAGGAG ATGACTCAAGCGTTCACACACGCTCCAGCGATGGTGGACGCAGAGAAGGGTGGCAAATTCCGTCTTCTCGATGGAAATGTTTTGGGGGAATTCACTGAACTG GTACCTGACGAGAAGATAGTGATGAAGTGGAGGTACAACAATTGGCCCTGCG agcATTACGCCACCGTCACGCTGCGCTTCGGGGACCGCAGCAGCGAGACGGAGCTGAAGGTGGACTGTCGAGGCGTCCCCGACAACGACGAGGAGCGTACGAAAGAGGGCTGGAAGAGATACTACTTTGAAGCCATCAAACAGACTTTTGGCTACGGGGCGCGGCTCTACTGA
- the LOC133641095 gene encoding activator of 90 kDa heat shock protein ATPase homolog 1-like isoform X2, producing the protein MERFPGLWTKHTPMDYNTDMQTRKTERDATSWSSDKLKSLLLGLCVENEEGCCEVSEVSKLEGEASINNRKGKLIFFYEWNMKATWTGKSKSGIKYKGTVEIPNLSDENDMEDLDIGISLNKDEPETPLVQLMKSKGSEKIRMALGSYVDYLKTEFTQGMILPTANGMVQLQSTSQSKAKADKTQISSSSSTVAPVHTGVKIPTCKFSIRETFLTSPADLYRVFVNQEMTQAFTHAPAMVDAEKGGKFRLLDGNVLGEFTELVPDEKIVMKWRYNNWPCEHYATVTLRFGDRSSETELKVDCRGVPDNDEERTKEGWKRYYFEAIKQTFGYGARLY; encoded by the exons GACGGAACGGGATGCCACAAGCTGGTCGTCGGACAAATTGAAAAGCCTCCTTCTGGGGTTGTGCGTGGAGAACGAGGAGGGCTGCTGCGAGGTCTCCGAGGTCAGCAAGTTGGAAGGCGAGGCGTCGATCAACAACCGCAAAGGGAAACTTATTTTCTTCTACGAGTGGAACATGAAGGCAACTTGGACCG GAAAGTCAAAATCAGGAATCAAATACAAAGGGACCGTCGAGATTCCCAACCTGTCCGACGAGAACGACATGGAGGATCTGGAT ATCGGCATCTCACTCAACAAAGATGAACCGGAGACGCCGCTGGTCCAGCTGATGAAGTCCAAAGGATCCGAGAAGATCCGCATGGCTCTAGGAAGCTATGTGGACTATCTAAAAACAG AGTTCACCCAGGGGATGATCCTGCCCACTGCGAACGGCATGGTGCAGCTGCAGTCCACCTCGCAGTCCAAAGCCAAGGCGGACAAAACCCAG ATTTCATCTTCAAGCAGCACTGTGGCGCCGGTCCACACGGGCGTGAAGATCCCCACGTGCAAGTTCAGCATTAGGGAGACGTTCCTCACGTCGCCCGCAGACCTCTACAGAGTCTTTGTCAACCAGGAG ATGACTCAAGCGTTCACACACGCTCCAGCGATGGTGGACGCAGAGAAGGGTGGCAAATTCCGTCTTCTCGATGGAAATGTTTTGGGGGAATTCACTGAACTG GTACCTGACGAGAAGATAGTGATGAAGTGGAGGTACAACAATTGGCCCTGCG agcATTACGCCACCGTCACGCTGCGCTTCGGGGACCGCAGCAGCGAGACGGAGCTGAAGGTGGACTGTCGAGGCGTCCCCGACAACGACGAGGAGCGTACGAAAGAGGGCTGGAAGAGATACTACTTTGAAGCCATCAAACAGACTTTTGGCTACGGGGCGCGGCTCTACTGA
- the LOC133641098 gene encoding dr1-associated corepressor-like isoform X2 codes for MPGNKRGYSVRFPPGRIKKIMQKNAEVGRMAMAVPVIISRVLEMFLKSLLTQACSITESKCSGVVSVAHMKQCIESEKLFHFLKDLAERASFPTTQEDNRGLHVWPMYRAQRPSVLLQKTAESKESAPRQSLDSSSSESELFICL; via the exons GGTCGCATCAAAAAGATCATGCAGAAGAACGCTGAGGTGGGGAGGATGGCCATGGCGGTGCCTGTCATCATCT CACGGGTCTTGGAGATGTTCCTGAAGTCTCTGCTCACTCAAGCGTGTTCGATCACAGAGTCCAAGTGCAGCGGCGTGGTGTCCGTGGCGCACAT GAAGCAGTGCATCGAGTCGGAGAAGCTCTTCCACTTCCTCAAAGACCTGGCGGAGCGAGCCTCGTTTCCGACGACACAGGAGGACAACAGGGGACTACACGTGTGGCCAATGTACAG GGCCCAGCGACCCAGCGTCTTGCTCCAAAAAACAGCTGAATCGAAAGAGAGTGCACCACGGCAAAGCCTGGACTCCAGCTCCAGT GAGTCGGAGCTCTTCATCTGCTTGTGA
- the LOC133641098 gene encoding dr1-associated corepressor-like isoform X1, with protein sequence MPGNKRGYSVRFPPGRIKKIMQKNAEVGRMAMAVPVIICILFTTYQYLFPRTRNKCETCRGVPGPESPRSARVLEMFLKSLLTQACSITESKCSGVVSVAHMKQCIESEKLFHFLKDLAERASFPTTQEDNRGLHVWPMYRAQRPSVLLQKTAESKESAPRQSLDSSSSESELFICL encoded by the exons GGTCGCATCAAAAAGATCATGCAGAAGAACGCTGAGGTGGGGAGGATGGCCATGGCGGTGCCTGTCATCATCTGTATCCTTTTCACCACGTATCAGTACTTGTTTCCACGGACTAGAAATAAGTGTGAGACATGCCGAGGTGTGCCTGGTCCTGAATCTCCGAGGTCAGCACGGGTCTTGGAGATGTTCCTGAAGTCTCTGCTCACTCAAGCGTGTTCGATCACAGAGTCCAAGTGCAGCGGCGTGGTGTCCGTGGCGCACAT GAAGCAGTGCATCGAGTCGGAGAAGCTCTTCCACTTCCTCAAAGACCTGGCGGAGCGAGCCTCGTTTCCGACGACACAGGAGGACAACAGGGGACTACACGTGTGGCCAATGTACAG GGCCCAGCGACCCAGCGTCTTGCTCCAAAAAACAGCTGAATCGAAAGAGAGTGCACCACGGCAAAGCCTGGACTCCAGCTCCAGT GAGTCGGAGCTCTTCATCTGCTTGTGA